In Endomicrobiales bacterium, one DNA window encodes the following:
- a CDS encoding GTP-binding protein gives MGKAKFDRTKPHVNIGTIGHVDHGKTTLTAAITKVL, from the coding sequence ATGGGAAAAGCTAAATTTGACAGGACGAAGCCGCATGTAAACATAGGTACGATAGGGCATGTAGATCACGGCAAAACGACATTGACTGCGGCGATAACGAAAGTATTAA